One part of the Gemmatimonadota bacterium genome encodes these proteins:
- a CDS encoding PspC domain-containing protein has translation MRKFEKSSSDRVIVGVCGGLARSMGWNADLLRVAWIVLATVGGMGIALYLAGFLLAPREEEVEVEPPPELDRARTGGFALVALAALFLAWLLGLVSPWSVLFGGVFLPLIGGVLLVGVGLALIFPGVRNRTGLAGRSPLLRSRSDRMLGGIAGGLAAHMGADSNVLRLAMVLAGLLSAGFVAVVYVALLLVLPEESEDLHTVESFASPPDIPREPPPAPPTHPWSGDIQDPPADDR, from the coding sequence ATGCGTAAGTTTGAAAAGAGTTCGTCGGACAGGGTGATCGTGGGTGTTTGTGGTGGACTGGCCCGGTCGATGGGATGGAATGCGGATCTTCTCCGAGTGGCGTGGATTGTGCTGGCCACGGTGGGGGGAATGGGGATTGCCCTCTATCTGGCCGGGTTCCTGCTGGCCCCCCGGGAAGAGGAAGTGGAGGTGGAGCCGCCGCCCGAACTGGATCGAGCCCGGACCGGAGGGTTTGCACTGGTCGCGCTTGCGGCGCTGTTTCTTGCATGGCTGCTGGGTCTGGTCTCGCCGTGGTCGGTGTTGTTCGGCGGGGTCTTTCTGCCGCTGATCGGGGGGGTTCTCCTGGTGGGTGTGGGGCTGGCCCTGATCTTCCCGGGCGTTCGGAATCGTACGGGGCTTGCAGGCCGCAGCCCGCTCCTGCGTTCCCGGTCGGACCGGATGCTGGGCGGAATCGCCGGAGGCCTGGCCGCCCACATGGGCGCGGACTCCAATGTCCTCCGACTGGCAATGGTGTTGGCGGGGCTCCTGAGCGCCGGGTTTGTCGCCGTGGTCTATGTCGCACTCCTGCTGGTGCTCCCGGAGGAGTCCGAAGATCTGCACACGGTTGAGTCCTTTGCCTCGCCACCGGACATTCCCCGGGAACCGCCCCCGGCTCCGCCCACGCACCCGTGGAGCGGAGACATTCAAGATCCCCCGGCGGATGACCGATGA
- a CDS encoding ABC transporter permease: MRKLARDSGVCVGGMLVLVVLCGAVFAGVIAPSGPLESDLHARLLPPSAEHPFGTDGQGRDVLARTLHGARLSLAVGVGARTLAVLAGAVLGLMAGALGGKVDGLIMRTADVFLAFPSLLLLIGITAAFEPGPGVAFFALAVVGWAEVARLVRGEALSVRGREFVVAARALGMTPLRVMWRHVFPNCASPLIISFSMGVATTILAEASLSFLGLGAQPPMASWGAMVAAGKEHMTAAPWIALFPGVFLAATVLGLNLVGDGVRDALDPRTESGPGTSGGRPA, from the coding sequence ATGAGGAAGCTCGCTCGGGATTCCGGGGTCTGTGTCGGCGGAATGCTCGTGCTCGTGGTTCTCTGCGGCGCGGTCTTCGCAGGGGTGATCGCTCCGTCGGGGCCGCTGGAGTCCGATCTTCATGCACGCCTGTTGCCGCCGTCTGCGGAGCACCCGTTCGGCACGGATGGACAGGGCCGGGATGTCCTGGCGCGTACGCTCCATGGGGCGCGCCTGTCGCTGGCGGTGGGCGTGGGTGCGCGAACGCTGGCGGTGCTTGCGGGAGCGGTGCTGGGGCTCATGGCGGGTGCTCTGGGCGGGAAGGTGGACGGGCTGATTATGCGGACAGCGGATGTCTTTCTGGCGTTCCCGTCGCTTCTTCTGCTCATCGGGATCACGGCGGCGTTTGAACCGGGGCCGGGCGTGGCATTCTTCGCGCTGGCCGTGGTGGGATGGGCCGAAGTGGCACGCCTCGTGCGGGGAGAGGCCCTGTCTGTTCGCGGGAGGGAGTTCGTCGTCGCTGCGAGAGCACTGGGGATGACACCTCTCCGCGTGATGTGGCGCCATGTCTTTCCGAACTGCGCGAGCCCGCTCATCATCTCTTTCAGCATGGGGGTGGCGACCACAATCCTCGCGGAGGCGAGCCTCTCGTTTCTGGGGCTTGGCGCGCAGCCCCCGATGGCCAGCTGGGGCGCGATGGTGGCGGCAGGGAAGGAGCACATGACCGCAGCCCCGTGGATTGCGCTCTTCCCGGGTGTGTTTCTGGCGGCGACTGTGCTGGGACTCAACCTCGTGGGCGACGGGGTTCGGGATGCGCTGGATCCCAGGACTGAATCAGGACCGGGAACTTCAGGAGGGAGGCCCGCGTAG
- a CDS encoding ABC transporter permease codes for MSFLPRRLLALLPVLLGVTLVTFVLSDLLPGDAARSLAGDRYREEDLVSIRRELGLDRPVAVRYAAYLKGLVRGDLGDSFATGRPVAEELAERFPRTVLLAAAAMAFAVIMGLTLGIVAAAWPGGWRDRLAMVFALGGISTPVFWSGILLLWVFALVLRWVPPSGYVTADPRAIVLPALALGLRSAAVLARMTRASLLEVLGSDFIRTARAKGATETVVMLRHALRNALVPVTTLIGLDFGSYLSGSVLTESIFAWPGVGQYALQAILRRDLPAIQGTVLFLAVIFVGVNLLVDLGYGVLDPRIRRSFHSGRDS; via the coding sequence GTGAGCTTCCTACCGCGACGCCTTCTTGCGCTTCTGCCTGTTCTGCTTGGTGTCACGCTGGTGACTTTCGTGCTGTCCGATCTCCTTCCCGGAGACGCGGCGCGCTCTCTGGCCGGGGACCGCTACCGTGAGGAGGATCTGGTCTCCATCCGCCGGGAGCTGGGGCTCGACCGCCCGGTCGCGGTGCGGTATGCGGCTTACCTGAAGGGTCTCGTTCGTGGGGACCTGGGAGATTCCTTTGCGACGGGCCGACCGGTCGCGGAGGAACTGGCGGAGCGCTTCCCGCGAACGGTGCTGCTGGCAGCCGCCGCGATGGCCTTCGCGGTGATCATGGGTCTGACTCTGGGGATTGTGGCGGCCGCGTGGCCCGGTGGGTGGCGGGATCGGCTGGCCATGGTTTTCGCGCTGGGGGGGATTTCCACGCCGGTGTTCTGGTCCGGCATTCTCCTCCTGTGGGTGTTCGCGCTGGTGCTGCGGTGGGTGCCGCCGTCCGGCTATGTGACCGCCGATCCGCGAGCGATTGTGCTCCCCGCGCTAGCGCTCGGTCTTCGCTCTGCAGCGGTTCTCGCGCGGATGACGCGGGCGAGTCTCCTGGAAGTACTGGGGAGCGACTTCATACGGACCGCCCGGGCGAAGGGTGCCACGGAGACCGTGGTGATGCTGCGGCACGCACTCCGAAATGCCCTGGTTCCAGTGACCACGCTGATCGGTCTGGACTTTGGAAGCTACCTGTCGGGGTCGGTTCTCACGGAGTCGATCTTCGCGTGGCCCGGCGTGGGGCAGTATGCCTTGCAGGCGATTCTGAGGAGGGATCTCCCGGCCATTCAGGGAACCGTGCTCTTCCTGGCGGTGATCTTCGTCGGGGTGAACCTCCTCGTGGACCTGGGGTATGGAGTGCTGGATCCGCGCATACGACGATCGTTCCACTCCGGGAGAGATTCCTGA
- a CDS encoding ABC transporter substrate-binding protein: MLHEGLVAFDGGGEIVPSLARAWELSDDGRLYRFHLDPEARASDGSSITSADVIRTFVRLLDPQTASPRAWVLDRVKGAARFHANGGDPPEGLRAPAPDIVEVELAEASAAFLGLLAMPNAVVLPVDGGESGAVSTGPWVLKERVGDSHLSFVPNPYWHGRAPAFRAVTVRILPEDFTRAAEFEVGRLDILEIPPSVSDRWSSSPPGGATIARRVALVVEYVGLNNDDPVLADVRVRRALNHAVNGDLILSTLLGGRGVRATGAVPPGLPGGGTGEAWSYDPARARELLAEAGVSSDWVLEMWQRPSPRVSAILEAVQADLAAVGVRSVIRRRDWNALKASIDRGLAPAFFINWYADYPDAENFLQPLFHSDNVGGGGNRARFRDDGVDRLLAEMDLERDPARRAQRIARADRTVHALAPWIYLWHPVLEVAVSDRVRGFSPRPVPSSERWLDVRPVNSAAGGGG; encoded by the coding sequence ATGCTCCACGAAGGCCTCGTCGCGTTTGATGGCGGGGGGGAGATCGTCCCGTCGCTCGCGCGGGCATGGGAACTCTCCGATGACGGACGACTCTATCGCTTTCATCTGGATCCGGAGGCCCGCGCATCGGATGGTTCGTCGATCACCTCCGCGGATGTGATCCGCACTTTCGTGCGCCTTCTCGACCCGCAGACGGCCTCGCCGCGCGCGTGGGTTCTGGATCGCGTGAAAGGCGCAGCCCGCTTCCACGCCAACGGAGGCGATCCCCCCGAAGGTCTGCGCGCGCCGGCCCCGGATATCGTGGAAGTAGAGCTTGCCGAAGCATCCGCGGCGTTCCTGGGGCTGCTGGCCATGCCGAACGCGGTGGTTCTTCCGGTAGACGGTGGGGAGTCAGGGGCGGTATCCACCGGTCCGTGGGTTCTGAAGGAGCGAGTGGGCGACTCGCATCTATCGTTCGTGCCAAACCCGTACTGGCACGGGCGCGCACCCGCATTCCGCGCTGTCACCGTCCGGATTCTGCCAGAGGACTTCACGCGCGCCGCTGAGTTTGAGGTGGGGCGCCTGGACATTCTGGAGATTCCCCCGTCGGTCTCGGACAGGTGGTCCTCTTCTCCGCCGGGCGGGGCCACCATCGCGCGGCGTGTGGCACTGGTTGTGGAGTATGTCGGGTTGAACAACGACGACCCCGTTCTTGCGGATGTCCGGGTGCGTCGCGCGCTCAATCATGCCGTGAACGGGGACCTGATCCTGTCGACCCTCCTTGGCGGCCGGGGGGTCCGGGCGACGGGAGCGGTTCCGCCGGGTCTTCCGGGTGGAGGCACCGGCGAAGCGTGGTCCTACGACCCTGCCCGGGCGCGGGAACTTCTGGCCGAGGCGGGCGTTTCCAGCGACTGGGTTCTGGAGATGTGGCAGCGTCCGTCTCCGAGAGTATCGGCGATTCTGGAAGCGGTGCAGGCGGATCTGGCAGCGGTCGGGGTCCGTTCGGTGATCCGAAGGCGGGACTGGAATGCGCTGAAGGCCTCCATCGACCGGGGGTTGGCCCCGGCCTTCTTCATCAACTGGTATGCGGATTATCCGGACGCGGAGAACTTCCTCCAGCCGCTCTTCCATTCGGACAATGTCGGCGGCGGGGGCAATCGGGCTCGCTTCCGGGATGACGGGGTGGATCGTCTCCTGGCGGAGATGGATCTCGAGCGGGATCCCGCCCGAAGAGCTCAGCGGATCGCCCGGGCAGATCGCACTGTTCACGCGCTGGCGCCGTGGATCTACCTGTGGCATCCGGTGCTGGAAGTGGCGGTCTCGGATCGCGTCCGTGGGTTCTCCCCGCGGCCCGTTCCATCTTCCGAGCGCTGGCTGGATGTGCGCCCGGTGAACTCTGCTGCAGGAGGAGGGGGGTGA
- a CDS encoding GWxTD domain-containing protein, which produces MIVKCWRRACRGVLIALLVLFPCRGIPQTSTSLFVEDDPAFALEVSTRPGIHADGTVEVRWAIPYLGLLFAPVDGGGQLARYDVVVVVERKGRQLAGTVLESEARAANRQDTFSRALEARGDYSFEVSPGKCRVRVTVTDRGSGSSCRIEEEVRVRKRTGPLRVSAPGFVRTPDGVRASDIRREVRMGEEAYLWSIDIAGDPGQSPVWRVRWGFSAVGRGNLAEGDTTVIPAVGATQASLDVRVPTARLVPGTNRLIVEVTEQTSRVTERTEALLMVVPGPGWPGGYPEDAVRLLMILGDMDTAHAIRTGERAECSELLEAYWMAKDPLPSTPENEFRDEVFRRIAIANDLFVEWGERTGWNTDRGSILVKYGEPDERITREGQTMGGHPVEIWEYRSPRRRFLFVDSSGTGDFILAGDGY; this is translated from the coding sequence ATGATTGTGAAGTGCTGGAGGCGCGCCTGCCGAGGTGTCCTCATTGCGCTCCTTGTTCTCTTTCCCTGTCGGGGGATTCCTCAAACCAGCACTTCACTCTTCGTTGAGGACGATCCCGCATTCGCTCTGGAAGTGAGTACCCGCCCGGGCATTCATGCCGACGGTACGGTGGAGGTCCGCTGGGCCATCCCGTACCTGGGCCTGCTCTTCGCTCCAGTGGATGGGGGAGGGCAGCTTGCACGGTACGATGTCGTGGTGGTGGTCGAGAGAAAGGGCCGCCAGCTTGCGGGCACCGTGCTGGAGTCGGAGGCGCGGGCCGCGAATCGGCAGGACACCTTCAGCCGTGCTTTGGAAGCCCGGGGAGACTACTCGTTCGAGGTGTCCCCGGGAAAGTGCCGTGTTCGGGTGACGGTGACGGATCGGGGCAGCGGATCCTCGTGCCGCATCGAAGAGGAGGTTCGTGTTCGCAAGAGGACGGGCCCTCTGCGAGTGAGCGCCCCGGGATTCGTGCGCACACCGGATGGTGTGCGTGCGTCGGACATCCGGCGCGAAGTGCGGATGGGGGAAGAGGCGTATCTCTGGAGCATCGACATCGCGGGAGATCCCGGCCAAAGTCCTGTATGGCGAGTCCGGTGGGGCTTCTCGGCAGTCGGGCGAGGGAATCTCGCGGAGGGAGACACCACGGTCATCCCCGCCGTGGGCGCCACGCAAGCGTCGCTGGATGTTCGGGTTCCTACGGCGCGACTGGTGCCGGGAACGAACCGTCTGATCGTGGAAGTGACGGAGCAGACGAGTCGCGTCACCGAGCGCACCGAAGCACTGCTGATGGTGGTTCCGGGACCGGGTTGGCCGGGGGGGTATCCCGAGGATGCTGTCCGGCTTCTCATGATTCTCGGCGACATGGACACGGCCCACGCGATTCGAACCGGAGAGAGGGCGGAATGCTCGGAACTTCTCGAAGCGTACTGGATGGCGAAGGATCCGCTGCCGTCCACACCGGAGAACGAGTTTCGCGACGAGGTGTTCCGGCGTATCGCCATTGCGAACGACCTTTTTGTGGAGTGGGGGGAGCGTACGGGATGGAATACGGATCGCGGGAGCATTCTTGTGAAGTACGGAGAACCGGACGAACGCATCACCCGGGAAGGGCAGACGATGGGCGGGCACCCGGTGGAAATCTGGGAGTATCGTTCTCCGCGGAGGAGGTTCCTCTTCGTCGATTCCTCAGGAACGGGCGATTTCATTCTGGCGGGGGATGGTTACTAG
- a CDS encoding ABC transporter ATP-binding protein, producing the protein MSLIEIRDVTKRYDMAAETIFALDAVCLAITSNEYVAIMGPSGSGKSTLMNIVGCLDRPSSGQYTLAGKLVSDLEDDELARIRNQEIGFVFQTFNLLPRSDAFHNVELPLIYAGVSPRERRERVMQALEEVALADRADHRPSELSGGQRQRVAVARALVNSPSILLADEPTGNLDSRTGQEIMQLFAELHSAGRTLVVVTHEESIARRAGRVVRLRDGKIESDAPPPSRSVSEPPSVESE; encoded by the coding sequence ATGAGTCTGATCGAGATTCGCGACGTCACGAAGCGGTACGACATGGCGGCCGAGACCATCTTCGCGCTGGACGCCGTTTGCCTTGCGATCACTTCCAACGAGTATGTGGCAATCATGGGACCGTCGGGTTCCGGGAAGTCCACACTGATGAATATCGTAGGATGCCTGGATCGTCCGAGTTCCGGCCAGTACACACTGGCCGGGAAGCTCGTCTCGGATCTGGAGGATGACGAGTTGGCCCGAATCCGGAATCAGGAGATCGGGTTCGTGTTCCAGACATTCAATCTGCTCCCGCGTTCGGATGCGTTCCACAATGTCGAACTTCCGCTCATCTACGCGGGCGTTTCGCCCCGGGAGCGTCGGGAGCGAGTCATGCAGGCGCTGGAGGAAGTGGCCCTTGCGGATCGCGCGGATCATCGCCCCAGCGAGTTGTCCGGCGGGCAGCGGCAGCGCGTCGCAGTGGCCCGGGCACTGGTGAACTCTCCGTCCATCCTTCTGGCGGATGAACCCACCGGCAACCTGGACTCGCGTACGGGTCAGGAGATCATGCAGTTGTTCGCCGAGTTGCATTCCGCGGGTCGAACACTGGTGGTCGTGACTCACGAGGAGTCGATCGCAAGGAGAGCCGGGCGGGTTGTGCGCCTGCGCGACGGGAAGATTGAATCAGACGCGCCCCCGCCTTCCCGGAGCGTATCTGAACCCCCCTCTGTGGAGAGCGAATGA
- a CDS encoding TolC family protein, with protein MKRTLQLILFGTLFSAVLQCVVTDSAAITLTECRGLALKRNLSVRSARADVQSAKASVLGARSAYLPRLSMSGGWTRYEEKSFFMQGGDFEIDDQSYRLSGNASLTLFDGMGRLSGYRASLARRTGATEALRSAAQEVAYETERLFVEALRSDALREVNEEAVRLSAEQLKKTRAMLDLGAATRADVFKAEVDHSNNQLALLRAKRDRRLATAGLASFVGLDPLEDLELLDDAPPAEDLPVLGDAVKAARASHPRLGTARAGVGAERWGVRSAQSGFFPSLNLWSGISYQDTEWSALNDERTEWSYGVSLDFTVFDGFLTTAGVRQARSSLLSSEAAVESAEREVVLGVHSAHLDVEIARESIGVAGSGVRSAEEDLRLAQERFKLGEGTILEVIDAQVNHTRARTSLVSATYDLRLAQAGLRRAMGSAVRSEPSP; from the coding sequence TTGAAGCGCACTCTTCAGCTCATTCTGTTTGGCACCCTCTTCTCCGCGGTTCTTCAGTGCGTGGTGACGGACTCCGCCGCGATCACGCTGACCGAATGCAGGGGCCTGGCGCTCAAGCGGAATCTCAGTGTTCGGTCGGCGCGGGCGGATGTTCAGTCGGCGAAGGCCAGTGTGTTGGGGGCGCGGTCCGCATACCTGCCGCGGCTTTCCATGAGCGGCGGGTGGACCCGCTATGAGGAGAAGTCGTTCTTCATGCAGGGTGGGGATTTCGAGATAGACGATCAATCTTACCGCCTCAGCGGAAACGCCTCCCTGACGCTCTTCGACGGAATGGGCAGACTGTCCGGATACCGAGCTTCCCTCGCCCGAAGAACAGGGGCGACCGAGGCGCTGCGCTCCGCGGCTCAGGAAGTGGCGTACGAGACCGAGCGTCTCTTTGTGGAGGCGCTGCGGAGCGATGCACTTCGCGAAGTGAATGAAGAAGCCGTGAGGCTTTCCGCGGAGCAACTGAAGAAGACCCGCGCCATGCTGGACCTGGGAGCCGCGACCCGGGCGGATGTCTTCAAGGCCGAAGTGGACCACTCGAACAATCAACTCGCGCTCCTTCGCGCCAAGCGGGACCGTCGCCTTGCGACCGCGGGCCTGGCGTCGTTCGTCGGGCTGGATCCTCTGGAGGATCTGGAACTTCTGGACGATGCTCCCCCCGCGGAGGACTTGCCAGTGCTCGGCGATGCTGTGAAGGCAGCCCGGGCCTCGCACCCGCGTCTCGGAACCGCTCGGGCGGGGGTGGGCGCGGAGAGGTGGGGCGTGCGCTCCGCTCAGTCGGGGTTTTTCCCGTCGCTCAATCTCTGGAGCGGGATCAGCTATCAGGATACAGAGTGGAGCGCCCTCAACGATGAGCGTACCGAATGGAGCTATGGCGTCAGTCTGGACTTCACGGTCTTCGACGGGTTTCTGACCACAGCCGGCGTCCGGCAGGCCCGCTCGTCGTTGCTTTCCTCGGAAGCTGCGGTGGAGAGCGCGGAGAGAGAGGTCGTTCTGGGGGTTCACTCCGCGCATCTGGATGTGGAGATTGCGCGGGAGTCCATTGGCGTGGCCGGGAGCGGAGTACGCTCAGCGGAAGAAGATCTCCGACTGGCGCAGGAGCGCTTCAAACTCGGGGAGGGGACCATACTGGAAGTGATCGACGCGCAGGTGAACCACACGCGGGCTCGCACCAGCCTGGTTTCCGCCACCTATGATCTCCGCCTTGCTCAAGCCGGATTGCGCCGGGCCATGGGAAGTGCGGTGCGTTCCGAGCCGTCCCCATGA
- a CDS encoding YIP1 family protein, which translates to MTSADLQPPTAEETSPGIGWAILRELVRSPTVAFGALAIHPFWIPSLLVCVLLLGAGQGVQYQESLRFGREVQESALQRFDLPEEDVEAAMAALPDPENLTAADYAKGVGQGVLSTLVFGFLGAVLLHLGVKVAGGDPAFGGSLALFFLAWTVSCVGVLAHGLLASLSGTLEVAFSPALIPGVDFHSWTGIFLDLFDVFSLLNLWFLLLGVMAVHGLSRGTARWVCGSYWVFKALLVFSSRAATAWMQGTL; encoded by the coding sequence ATGACATCGGCCGACCTCCAGCCACCGACAGCGGAAGAGACTTCTCCCGGGATTGGGTGGGCAATCCTGCGTGAGCTCGTCCGATCTCCGACCGTCGCGTTTGGCGCGCTGGCCATTCATCCGTTCTGGATTCCGTCGCTTCTCGTCTGTGTGCTTCTCCTGGGAGCCGGGCAGGGAGTGCAGTACCAGGAATCGCTGCGTTTTGGCCGAGAAGTCCAGGAAAGCGCGCTTCAGAGGTTCGACCTGCCTGAAGAGGATGTGGAGGCCGCCATGGCGGCGCTGCCGGATCCGGAGAACCTCACCGCGGCCGACTATGCCAAGGGTGTCGGGCAGGGCGTGCTTTCGACGCTGGTCTTCGGCTTTCTCGGGGCCGTGCTACTCCATCTGGGGGTGAAGGTGGCCGGAGGGGATCCGGCCTTTGGAGGAAGCCTGGCGCTCTTTTTCCTCGCTTGGACGGTCAGCTGCGTCGGGGTTCTGGCGCATGGCTTGCTGGCAAGTCTGAGCGGAACCCTCGAGGTGGCCTTCAGCCCGGCCCTGATTCCGGGCGTGGACTTCCACTCGTGGACGGGGATCTTCCTGGACTTGTTCGATGTATTCTCCCTTCTGAATCTCTGGTTCCTCCTGCTTGGAGTGATGGCGGTGCACGGACTCTCTCGCGGGACAGCAAGGTGGGTCTGCGGGTCGTACTGGGTTTTCAAGGCGCTTCTCGTGTTCTCGTCTCGCGCCGCGACCGCCTGGATGCAGGGAACCCTCTAG
- a CDS encoding energy transducer TonB codes for MSATANVRFKDQYRKYFDVALAISLGMHLLVFAVWGEINITPYRMVTEELEVIELPPEIEIPPPPKEIQRPKIPVEAIDESVDEEETIEDTALDLDDLPPPPPPPPASQEFYVFDKMPKVKKRVIPEYPDLARRAGIEGEVLLKVTIDERGKVMHVTVVRSDAEIFNDAAIRAVKKWRFIPAEQSGNPVKATIVIPLSFTFNK; via the coding sequence GTGTCCGCGACCGCCAATGTCCGGTTCAAGGATCAGTACCGCAAGTACTTTGATGTCGCGCTGGCGATCTCGCTGGGCATGCACCTGCTTGTGTTCGCTGTCTGGGGTGAAATCAACATCACTCCCTACAGGATGGTGACTGAGGAGCTGGAGGTTATCGAGCTCCCTCCGGAGATCGAGATCCCGCCGCCGCCTAAGGAGATCCAGCGCCCGAAGATTCCGGTCGAGGCCATTGACGAGAGCGTGGACGAAGAAGAGACGATTGAGGACACCGCGCTGGACCTTGATGATCTTCCTCCTCCGCCTCCTCCTCCGCCTGCGTCGCAAGAGTTCTATGTTTTTGACAAGATGCCCAAGGTGAAGAAGCGCGTAATCCCGGAGTATCCGGATCTGGCGCGTCGCGCGGGGATTGAGGGTGAGGTTCTGCTGAAGGTCACGATTGATGAGCGAGGCAAGGTCATGCATGTGACGGTCGTCAGGTCCGATGCAGAGATCTTCAACGATGCCGCGATTCGAGCGGTCAAGAAGTGGCGCTTCATTCCTGCGGAGCAGAGTGGCAACCCCGTGAAAGCCACGATCGTGATCCCGCTGAGCTTCACCTTCAACAAGTAG
- a CDS encoding biopolymer transporter ExbD, with translation MAKFSRKSNVGQNIPTSSMADIAFLLLVFFMVTTIFKLEDGLPVEMPKAEAAVKVPRERVSHIWIDRASQISINDKIVAVDQVEGLVYMKLVANPALIVAFNTDKQTPFRVVDQVMEQLKLANATRVSFTTDFEKEGG, from the coding sequence ATGGCCAAGTTTTCGAGGAAGTCCAATGTCGGCCAGAACATCCCGACCTCCTCGATGGCGGACATTGCCTTTCTCCTGCTGGTGTTCTTCATGGTCACCACCATCTTCAAGCTGGAGGATGGTTTGCCTGTCGAGATGCCCAAGGCGGAAGCCGCGGTGAAGGTGCCGCGCGAGAGGGTTTCTCACATATGGATCGACCGGGCTTCACAGATCAGCATCAATGACAAGATCGTTGCCGTGGATCAGGTGGAAGGGCTCGTCTATATGAAGCTCGTGGCGAATCCCGCGCTCATCGTGGCGTTCAATACCGACAAGCAGACTCCCTTTCGGGTAGTGGACCAGGTGATGGAGCAACTGAAGCTGGCCAACGCCACTCGGGTCTCCTTCACGACCGATTTTGAGAAGGAAGGGGGCTGA
- a CDS encoding biopolymer transporter ExbD yields the protein MAVKFKRRKRTDDDISTASMSDIAFLLLIFFLVSTIFNVEQGLPMQLPGQASETATISQKNILKIKAQANNLIYLDGAGIPVSGIEAEVRRRIGENEKLVIQLEIHPDAFYGTMVDILDELRLADAAKISIKGMEVVQ from the coding sequence ATGGCGGTGAAGTTCAAAAGACGGAAGCGAACGGATGACGACATCTCGACCGCGTCGATGTCCGACATCGCGTTCCTTCTGCTGATTTTCTTCCTGGTGAGTACCATCTTCAATGTCGAACAGGGGCTGCCCATGCAGCTTCCCGGTCAGGCTTCGGAGACGGCGACCATCTCCCAGAAGAACATCCTGAAGATCAAAGCTCAGGCCAACAATCTGATCTATCTGGACGGCGCGGGGATTCCGGTTTCGGGCATCGAAGCGGAGGTGCGAAGACGCATCGGGGAGAATGAAAAGCTCGTCATTCAGCTGGAGATTCACCCCGACGCATTCTATGGCACCATGGTGGACATTCTGGATGAACTCCGCCTTGCGGATGCGGCGAAGATCTCCATCAAGGGAATGGAAGTGGTGCAATAA